One Aerococcus urinaeequi DNA segment encodes these proteins:
- a CDS encoding M3 family oligoendopeptidase — protein sequence MKYNDTWDLDAMYQGGVTGYAFQEALETLVQKRDALIKDMQAFDINTTGAPATFADIIDQADQYLNHFTTLITYAQMASDADMRDEAASAAINKVATLNQAYEIARKGLDKQLATLTDAAFQDFLAEPRLAEIAFTLEEDRRDAKRLLDDQAEALLSELQIDGLSGWSNTYSTTASVMTISVDLDDGHHDYSVGQAMNNMYADPNPDNRAKIFAAWEETFAQYGPVFADVLNHLAGYRLTTQKAHGYNDFMEEPLEYNRIKAETVEAMWQAVAANKDTFVQFLNRKKALLGLDELNWQDVDAPLDFEDTKPTTFTYDEAADFVVENFRTFGDKLADFAQSAIDKRWIEAEDRPGKRPGGYCTETINQDETRIFMTFTGSRNDTSTLAHELGHAFHSDVLTSEAPSNQAYAMNVAETASTFAETIVANANLKQAKSKSERLQLLNAKMENAIAMFMNIRSRFLFETAFYTERQDGFVSESRLNELMTQAQKEAFGGAINDLHPHFWASKLHFFIDDVPFYNFPYTFGYMFSLGIYAEYLKAPEGFEERYIALLKDTGRMTTEELAMKHLGADLTKPDFWQAAIDLAAADVKEFLAESEDLV from the coding sequence ATGAAATATAATGACACTTGGGATTTAGACGCCATGTATCAAGGCGGAGTGACAGGGTATGCCTTTCAAGAGGCATTAGAAACCCTAGTCCAAAAACGAGATGCCTTAATCAAAGACATGCAAGCATTTGATATCAATACAACAGGCGCACCAGCAACTTTTGCGGATATTATTGATCAAGCTGACCAATACCTGAACCACTTCACTACTTTAATTACCTACGCCCAAATGGCATCTGACGCAGACATGCGTGACGAGGCCGCTTCGGCAGCGATTAATAAGGTGGCGACTTTAAACCAAGCTTATGAGATTGCCCGCAAAGGGTTAGACAAACAATTGGCGACCCTAACAGATGCCGCATTCCAAGACTTTTTAGCGGAACCGCGCTTGGCTGAAATTGCCTTCACCCTTGAGGAAGACCGCCGCGATGCGAAACGCTTGTTAGATGATCAAGCGGAAGCGCTTTTATCTGAATTACAAATCGACGGTTTATCTGGTTGGTCAAATACCTATTCTACGACGGCTTCAGTGATGACGATTTCGGTCGATTTAGACGACGGCCACCACGACTATTCAGTGGGACAGGCCATGAACAACATGTACGCTGACCCAAATCCGGATAACCGGGCGAAAATTTTTGCTGCTTGGGAAGAGACTTTTGCTCAATACGGTCCAGTCTTCGCTGATGTCTTAAACCACTTAGCTGGCTACCGGTTAACCACTCAAAAAGCGCATGGATACAATGATTTCATGGAGGAGCCCCTAGAATATAACCGTATCAAGGCGGAAACTGTGGAAGCTATGTGGCAAGCTGTCGCAGCCAATAAAGATACCTTTGTCCAATTTTTAAACCGGAAAAAGGCTTTGCTTGGTTTAGACGAGTTGAACTGGCAAGATGTTGATGCGCCATTAGATTTCGAGGATACCAAACCAACGACCTTCACTTACGATGAGGCGGCAGACTTTGTGGTAGAAAACTTCAGAACCTTTGGTGACAAGCTAGCGGACTTCGCCCAATCAGCTATAGACAAGCGGTGGATTGAAGCAGAAGACCGTCCCGGTAAGCGTCCAGGTGGTTACTGTACTGAAACCATCAACCAAGATGAGACCCGTATCTTTATGACCTTTACAGGCTCTAGAAACGATACGTCAACCTTGGCCCACGAATTGGGTCACGCCTTCCACTCTGATGTGTTAACTAGTGAAGCACCGTCTAACCAAGCTTATGCTATGAATGTGGCTGAAACAGCGTCGACATTCGCTGAAACAATTGTGGCTAACGCCAATTTAAAACAGGCCAAAAGTAAGTCTGAGCGCCTACAATTATTGAACGCGAAAATGGAAAATGCCATTGCTATGTTTATGAACATCCGGTCTCGGTTCTTATTTGAAACAGCCTTTTATACTGAGCGCCAAGACGGTTTTGTATCAGAAAGTCGCTTGAATGAATTGATGACCCAAGCCCAAAAAGAAGCTTTTGGTGGGGCCATTAATGACCTACACCCACATTTCTGGGCCAGTAAGTTGCACTTCTTCATCGATGACGTGCCATTCTACAACTTCCCATATACATTCGGCTACATGTTTAGCTTAGGAATCTATGCGGAATACTTGAAGGCGCCAGAAGGATTTGAAGAGCGTTACATCGCCCTATTGAAAGATACAGGACGGATGACCACTGAAGAATTGGCCATGAAACATTTAGGCGCTGACCTAACTAAGCCAGATTTCTGGCAAGCTGCCATCGATTTAGCGGCAGCAGACGTGAAAGAATTCTTAGCTGAATCGGAAGATTTAGTTTAA
- a CDS encoding uracil-DNA glycosylase family protein, which yields MTKSTIFDEIKQEIIADPYNKDYTDRGINPVFYASKNARVAIIGQAPGKKVEETQIFWNDQSGDRLRNWMGISRELFYETDLIAQLPMDFYYPGKAKTGDKPPRKGFADKFHPQILKEMPNIETIILIGNYSQKHYLGKDRQKNLTETVRHYKDYLPEYFPLVHPSPLNQRWMKKNPWFETDVLPDFKEMIQTYIKED from the coding sequence ATGACTAAATCAACCATTTTTGACGAAATCAAACAAGAGATTATTGCCGATCCTTATAACAAGGACTATACCGACCGTGGGATTAATCCTGTTTTCTATGCTTCAAAAAATGCCAGGGTTGCCATTATCGGCCAAGCACCTGGTAAGAAGGTAGAGGAGACACAAATTTTCTGGAATGACCAGTCGGGAGACCGGTTAAGAAATTGGATGGGGATTTCTAGGGAACTATTCTATGAAACTGATTTGATTGCCCAATTACCCATGGATTTCTATTATCCAGGCAAAGCCAAAACGGGGGACAAACCACCAAGAAAGGGATTCGCAGACAAGTTTCACCCGCAAATTCTAAAAGAAATGCCCAATATAGAAACCATTATCTTGATTGGTAATTATTCACAGAAACACTATTTGGGAAAAGACCGGCAGAAAAACCTGACCGAAACAGTTAGACATTACAAGGACTATTTACCAGAATATTTCCCCCTGGTCCATCCGTCCCCTTTAAACCAAAGGTGGATGAAGAAGAATCCTTGGTTTGAAACAGATGTACTACCTGATTTTAAAGAGATGATACAGACGTATATCAAGGAGGACTAG
- a CDS encoding MFS transporter, protein MAEIGKKIWGYTKEEWSWVLQDTGNSAYSLVITATLFPLFYKAIAEGAGVADADSTAYLSYANSIGTALVGLMAPILGSIAEYRGFRKPLFTMGTLLGIISILLMAFTPGGTWGMAWLILLILYVLSNIGFSSSNVFYDASLLDVTVKTRMSRVSSMGYGMGYIGSCVPFLFYLVFMLNIDAMPFTLDWLTRAAFVLTAIWWFAFTIPYWQNVQQKSWINPSPSPIRDSFKRVKNTIKDMAQYRQLFIFLLAYFLYIDGVGTIISMATAVATDLGIEATVLVVVLLIVQIVAFPFTVLYGQLAKRFGDKKIIYVGIVTYIIICIYALSMETATDFFILACMVGTAQGGLQALSRSMFGKLVPEGKTNEFFGIYNVFGKFSSIIGTTLLGIITQMTGNSLNGVFGLIILFIIGGALLLGVKEDGVKG, encoded by the coding sequence ATGGCAGAGATAGGTAAAAAAATTTGGGGTTACACCAAAGAAGAATGGTCGTGGGTTTTACAGGATACAGGGAATTCAGCTTATTCCTTAGTTATCACAGCAACATTATTTCCCTTGTTTTATAAGGCAATCGCAGAAGGGGCGGGAGTTGCGGACGCAGATTCAACCGCCTACTTGTCTTATGCCAATTCTATCGGAACGGCCTTAGTAGGCTTGATGGCACCGATTTTAGGGTCTATCGCTGAATACCGAGGTTTTAGAAAGCCTTTGTTTACGATGGGGACCTTGTTAGGTATTATTTCTATATTGTTGATGGCTTTTACACCAGGTGGGACTTGGGGAATGGCTTGGTTAATCTTATTAATTTTATATGTTTTATCCAATATCGGTTTTTCATCGTCAAATGTCTTTTATGATGCTTCACTGCTTGATGTAACGGTTAAAACCCGGATGTCTCGCGTATCTTCAATGGGTTACGGTATGGGCTATATCGGGTCTTGTGTACCATTCTTATTCTATTTAGTTTTTATGTTAAATATTGATGCTATGCCGTTTACCCTAGATTGGTTAACCAGAGCAGCCTTTGTATTAACCGCTATTTGGTGGTTTGCCTTTACTATTCCTTATTGGCAAAATGTCCAACAAAAATCTTGGATCAACCCAAGTCCAAGCCCCATTCGCGATTCCTTTAAACGGGTGAAAAATACCATCAAAGACATGGCCCAATACCGTCAGTTATTTATATTCCTATTGGCTTATTTCTTATATATCGACGGGGTAGGGACAATTATTTCAATGGCAACGGCTGTAGCAACTGACTTAGGGATTGAAGCGACAGTCCTTGTAGTGGTTTTATTGATCGTTCAAATTGTGGCCTTTCCATTCACAGTATTATACGGGCAGCTGGCCAAACGATTCGGAGATAAGAAAATTATCTATGTAGGGATTGTGACTTATATCATTATCTGTATCTATGCCTTGAGTATGGAAACAGCGACTGATTTCTTTATACTAGCTTGTATGGTTGGGACGGCTCAAGGTGGCTTACAAGCCTTGTCACGTTCGATGTTTGGAAAATTAGTACCAGAAGGCAAAACGAATGAATTCTTCGGCATCTATAATGTTTTCGGAAAGTTCTCTTCCATTATCGGGACAACCTTATTAGGGATTATCACCCAAATGACGGGTAATTCCTTGAATGGGGTCTTTGGTTTAATTATCCTCTTTATTATCGGGGGTGCCTTATTACTAGGCGTTAAAGAAGACGGGGTAAAAGGATAG
- a CDS encoding glutathione S-transferase family protein, whose protein sequence is MGLLVDGVWKDQWYDTESTGGRFVRKDSQFRNWITTDGAPGPSGEGGFKAEAGRYHLYVSLACPWASRTLMLRKLKGLEDLISISIVNPIMLENGWTFAPDQGVIPDPILNADFLHQVYTHADPNYTGRVTVPVLYDKEKDTIVNNESSDIMLMLNSAFDEIGAIEGDYYPEELRDQIKEIDDFVYPNINNGVYKAGFATDQAVYEEEVGHVFDALEKLDGILADKKFLLGDKLTTSDIRLFPTLIRFEHVYYGHFKCNIKHLTDFENVWRYTREIYNMAGISDTVDFYHIQHHYYGSHPTINPNGIIPAGPAISLDI, encoded by the coding sequence ATGGGATTATTAGTAGACGGCGTTTGGAAGGACCAATGGTATGACACAGAGTCAACAGGTGGTCGTTTCGTCCGCAAAGACTCACAATTCAGAAACTGGATCACAACTGACGGTGCACCAGGTCCTTCAGGTGAAGGTGGCTTTAAAGCAGAAGCAGGACGCTACCACTTATACGTTTCACTAGCGTGTCCATGGGCTAGCCGTACCTTAATGTTGCGTAAATTAAAAGGATTAGAAGACCTGATTTCTATTTCTATCGTGAACCCAATTATGTTGGAAAACGGTTGGACATTTGCACCAGACCAAGGTGTAATTCCTGACCCCATTCTAAATGCTGACTTCTTACACCAAGTCTATACACACGCAGATCCTAACTACACAGGCCGTGTAACAGTACCTGTTTTATATGACAAGGAAAAAGATACCATCGTCAACAACGAATCATCTGATATTATGTTGATGTTAAACTCAGCCTTTGACGAAATAGGTGCCATTGAAGGTGACTACTACCCTGAAGAATTGCGCGACCAAATCAAAGAAATAGATGACTTTGTCTATCCAAACATCAACAACGGTGTTTATAAAGCTGGTTTTGCGACAGATCAAGCTGTTTATGAAGAAGAAGTTGGTCATGTATTTGATGCCCTAGAAAAATTAGACGGTATCCTAGCTGACAAAAAATTCTTATTAGGCGACAAATTAACAACATCTGACATCCGCTTGTTCCCAACATTAATTCGTTTCGAGCATGTCTACTACGGTCACTTCAAGTGCAATATTAAACACTTAACTGACTTTGAAAATGTATGGCGTTATACGCGTGAAATCTACAACATGGCAGGTATTTCTGACACAGTTGATTTCTACCACATCCAACACCACTACTATGGTAGCCACCCGACAATTAACCCGAACGGCATTATTCCAGCCGGGCCAGCAATCTCTTTAGATATCTAA
- a CDS encoding bifunctional folylpolyglutamate synthase/dihydrofolate synthase — protein MRYESLQAKLPLAPAGEMVLGLASMKQLMAHFNHPENQLPTIHIAGTNGKGSTAKMVATILQAAGYKVGLFTSPSLVDFNERIQINGQQITDTQLMAQVDRMTAALGPDEYYTEFEVFTGLAWLTFEANQVDFVVLEVGLGGRLDATNIINQPLVTAITKIALDHQKILGDTLAEIAGEKAGILKAGVPLVLYPQVDEAKRVITQQADRLQVPIHEVVPGDIEPLATYAHGLQPFNYKGHKYTLNLQAPYQINNAALAIEIIQVLKAQGIVISDQAIEKGLATVTWPARFERVASEPTIIIDGSHNMDGILSLKEAILTHYPASKVGKRVAIMGMLADKDVAPVVEAIAPIFQKIITVTPHSNRALAGDQLAAMIKATGTAVEFADSDQAALEIAEADLKKDDLLCIFGSFYFVGYLRSIIKNRL, from the coding sequence TTGCGTTACGAATCACTTCAAGCAAAGTTGCCCCTAGCACCCGCCGGCGAAATGGTGTTAGGATTAGCGTCGATGAAACAATTAATGGCGCACTTTAACCATCCAGAAAATCAACTCCCAACCATTCATATCGCTGGGACAAACGGCAAAGGGTCAACCGCCAAAATGGTGGCCACTATCTTACAAGCAGCCGGCTACAAGGTTGGCTTATTCACTTCCCCGTCCTTAGTCGATTTTAATGAACGCATTCAAATCAATGGCCAGCAAATCACTGACACCCAGCTCATGGCACAAGTTGACCGGATGACGGCAGCATTAGGACCGGATGAATATTACACCGAGTTTGAAGTCTTTACCGGACTTGCTTGGTTGACCTTTGAGGCAAATCAAGTAGATTTTGTCGTCTTAGAAGTTGGCTTGGGCGGTAGATTGGATGCTACCAATATCATCAACCAACCACTGGTCACGGCAATCACGAAAATTGCCCTGGACCACCAGAAAATCCTCGGCGACACACTGGCTGAAATCGCAGGGGAGAAGGCCGGCATCTTGAAAGCAGGTGTGCCCTTGGTATTATATCCGCAAGTTGATGAGGCGAAAAGGGTCATCACTCAACAAGCTGACCGCCTTCAAGTGCCTATACATGAAGTCGTGCCAGGGGATATAGAACCGCTAGCTACCTACGCCCACGGATTACAGCCATTTAACTATAAGGGGCACAAGTATACACTCAATCTACAAGCCCCTTACCAGATCAATAATGCCGCCCTAGCCATTGAGATTATCCAAGTTTTGAAAGCACAAGGGATCGTCATTTCTGACCAGGCCATTGAAAAAGGACTCGCGACTGTTACTTGGCCAGCCCGCTTTGAAAGGGTAGCATCGGAGCCTACAATCATCATCGATGGGTCTCATAATATGGACGGGATTTTATCCTTAAAAGAGGCGATTTTAACCCATTACCCAGCTTCAAAAGTGGGCAAAAGGGTCGCTATTATGGGCATGTTAGCGGACAAGGACGTGGCCCCCGTGGTTGAGGCCATTGCCCCCATTTTTCAAAAAATCATTACCGTAACTCCGCATTCAAACCGGGCTTTAGCTGGTGACCAATTGGCAGCTATGATCAAAGCAACTGGGACAGCGGTTGAGTTTGCGGATTCAGACCAGGCAGCTTTAGAAATTGCGGAAGCGGATTTAAAGAAAGACGACCTCTTATGTATATTTGGGTCTTTCTACTTTGTGGGCTATTTAAGGTCCATCATCAAAAATCGGCTATAA
- the folE gene encoding GTP cyclohydrolase I FolE, whose translation MMDMERIEKAVREILLAVGENPDREGLVETPERVAKMYAEVFDGLNRDPRIHTEKTFSESASEFVLVKDIPFHSTCEHHLLPVIGQAHVAYIPKDGQVIGLSKLARIVEDFALRPQLQERLTNQVADVLAEELGAEGVFVVLEAEHMCMTLRGIKKPGAKTVTYATRGAYTDRGRRQEVLDMMNL comes from the coding sequence ATAATGGATATGGAAAGAATTGAAAAGGCAGTACGGGAGATATTGCTTGCAGTGGGCGAAAACCCGGACCGTGAAGGACTTGTTGAAACGCCAGAACGGGTAGCCAAAATGTATGCGGAAGTATTTGACGGGTTAAATAGAGACCCGAGAATCCACACAGAAAAAACCTTTTCTGAATCAGCATCAGAATTTGTATTGGTAAAGGATATTCCCTTCCACTCAACATGTGAACACCATCTATTACCAGTGATTGGGCAAGCGCATGTAGCCTATATTCCTAAAGACGGACAGGTTATCGGCCTATCTAAATTGGCACGGATTGTCGAAGATTTTGCTTTGAGACCGCAATTACAAGAACGGTTAACCAACCAAGTAGCGGACGTATTAGCGGAAGAATTAGGTGCAGAAGGCGTGTTTGTTGTGTTAGAAGCAGAACACATGTGCATGACTTTACGGGGCATCAAGAAACCAGGTGCTAAGACAGTCACTTACGCAACCCGTGGTGCTTATACTGACCGCGGTCGCCGTCAAGAAGTTTTAGATATGATGAATTTATAG
- the folP gene encoding dihydropteroate synthase, with protein sequence MYIKRLNKTFNFPSDHTWIMGILNVTPDSFSDGGAYVATDDMIAQVERMVAEGVDIIDVGGESTRPGHAPVTLEEEINRVVPAVQAIRQVSDVLISVDTWKAEVASQALAAGADIINDQWAATREPAIAKVCADFDAPLILMHNREEYHDYSDIMKEMKADLQNAIDIALAQGMRDDQLILDPGVGFAKTADDNLLAIQGLQELASFNMPVLLATSRKGFLGKLVDVPANERDVATAATTVSGILSGADMVRVHNVKVNKEAAAVADAIKRGQIDPVSI encoded by the coding sequence ATGTATATTAAACGATTAAATAAAACCTTCAATTTCCCAAGCGACCACACTTGGATCATGGGCATTTTAAATGTGACCCCTGATTCATTTTCAGATGGCGGAGCCTATGTTGCCACTGACGACATGATCGCCCAAGTAGAAAGAATGGTCGCTGAAGGGGTAGATATTATTGATGTGGGCGGCGAATCTACCCGTCCTGGCCACGCCCCAGTGACCCTTGAAGAAGAAATTAACCGGGTTGTTCCAGCAGTTCAAGCTATTCGTCAAGTTTCGGATGTCTTGATTTCAGTAGATACTTGGAAGGCTGAAGTAGCCAGTCAAGCTCTTGCAGCAGGTGCAGATATTATTAACGACCAGTGGGCTGCGACCCGTGAACCAGCAATTGCCAAAGTTTGCGCTGACTTTGATGCGCCTTTAATTTTGATGCATAACCGGGAAGAATACCATGATTATAGCGATATCATGAAAGAGATGAAAGCTGACCTACAAAACGCTATTGATATTGCCCTTGCTCAAGGGATGCGTGACGACCAGCTGATTCTTGACCCTGGTGTTGGTTTCGCCAAAACGGCGGACGACAACTTGTTGGCAATCCAAGGCTTACAAGAATTAGCTAGCTTTAATATGCCTGTCCTTTTGGCTACTTCAAGAAAAGGGTTCTTGGGTAAATTAGTGGATGTACCAGCTAATGAACGCGACGTAGCGACCGCAGCCACAACGGTTTCAGGGATCTTATCGGGGGCTGATATGGTTCGGGTCCACAATGTGAAAGTCAACAAGGAAGCTGCAGCGGTGGCAGATGCGATCAAACGCGGACAAATTGACCCAGTGAGTATTTAA
- the folB gene encoding dihydroneopterin aldolase: protein MATRDKIYLNNLQFYANHGLLAEETALGQRFNVDAVLAVDLAPAGQSDDMYDSVSYADVYTVIEDVVVHEAPAKLLERLAHKLAMRILGDFPLVEEVTIKVVKPDPPIRGIYDSVAIEIQRDRTWFNKMEQINQMNEVK, encoded by the coding sequence ATGGCTACAAGGGATAAAATTTATTTGAATAACCTGCAATTTTACGCCAACCACGGCTTGTTGGCTGAAGAAACGGCCTTAGGACAACGGTTTAATGTGGATGCAGTTCTAGCGGTGGACTTGGCGCCAGCTGGCCAGTCAGATGATATGTATGATTCAGTTTCCTACGCCGATGTCTATACGGTTATAGAAGATGTTGTCGTACATGAAGCACCCGCTAAATTATTGGAACGATTAGCCCACAAGTTAGCCATGCGGATTTTAGGGGACTTTCCACTCGTTGAAGAAGTGACCATCAAAGTGGTGAAACCTGATCCACCCATTCGCGGGATTTATGACAGTGTAGCCATTGAAATACAACGAGACCGGACCTGGTTTAATAAGATGGAGCAGATAAACCAGATGAATGAGGTGAAATAA
- the folK gene encoding 2-amino-4-hydroxy-6-hydroxymethyldihydropteridine diphosphokinase — translation MQSDVLIALGSNIQPRLDHLKNAVTAFKQNEGIKVVATSPIYETVPKGYLDQEDFLNMVVHIQTDLTAADLLAFCQSIEQDQKRVRTIKNGPRTIDVDILLIDEEIIDTSDLLVPHPRMHERAFVLCPAADIVGQWQVPHLNKTVSALRDALPQAEKDDVRISGLSLDL, via the coding sequence ATGCAATCAGACGTATTAATCGCTTTAGGGTCTAACATTCAACCACGACTTGACCACTTGAAAAATGCAGTGACAGCCTTTAAGCAAAATGAAGGGATTAAAGTAGTGGCAACTTCGCCAATCTATGAAACAGTCCCCAAAGGCTACCTTGATCAAGAGGACTTTTTGAATATGGTTGTGCATATCCAAACTGATTTAACAGCAGCTGATTTATTGGCTTTTTGTCAAAGCATTGAACAAGACCAAAAACGAGTTCGGACCATTAAAAATGGCCCTCGTACTATCGATGTGGATATCTTGCTCATCGATGAAGAGATTATTGACACATCAGACTTACTAGTACCGCATCCGCGTATGCATGAACGGGCTTTTGTCTTATGTCCGGCTGCTGATATTGTTGGTCAATGGCAAGTTCCGCACCTGAACAAAACAGTTTCTGCATTACGAGATGCATTACCACAAGCTGAAAAAGATGATGTCCGGATTTCAGGATTGTCACTAGATTTATAA
- a CDS encoding dihydrofolate reductase family protein → MGKIALSIVQSVDGYIADLDDQFGFIEGIPGPHLKDISTSDSPYSLEAFFEAYDIIVMGHQSYKIGFATDFPSKTIYVVTNEKRPNEGNIHFVKPGQIVKLMMAKKKQGHHIYLYGGGIVLKPFMAANAIDEYIIGTVPIILGKGKPLFYELDESIPLQLDQVDVMGGLTIHIYHRR, encoded by the coding sequence ATGGGTAAAATTGCCTTAAGTATTGTACAGAGCGTAGATGGGTATATCGCTGACTTAGATGATCAGTTTGGTTTTATTGAAGGTATACCAGGTCCTCACTTAAAAGACATCTCAACGAGTGATTCCCCGTATTCACTCGAAGCCTTTTTTGAGGCTTATGACATTATTGTCATGGGACACCAGTCTTATAAAATTGGCTTTGCAACAGATTTCCCAAGTAAAACGATTTACGTGGTTACAAATGAAAAACGCCCTAATGAAGGTAATATCCATTTTGTTAAACCAGGCCAAATAGTGAAATTAATGATGGCTAAGAAAAAGCAAGGCCACCATATTTACCTATATGGCGGGGGAATTGTATTGAAGCCATTTATGGCAGCTAATGCGATAGATGAGTACATTATCGGGACCGTACCGATTATTTTAGGTAAAGGTAAACCTTTATTTTACGAATTAGATGAAAGTATACCTTTACAACTAGACCAAGTTGATGTGATGGGTGGATTAACCATTCATATTTATCACAGACGTTAA
- a CDS encoding histidine phosphatase family protein, translating to MAAIHYYFVRHGETTANADQRVQGWADSPVTRVGMRVVDQVAETLADVPFDLAYSSDLDRCIETGERILMKQENDIQLFPVEGFREYNFGGLEDQDIEKVWPKSISQLVDDMRINQIPSTQYVPLIIENLVDRDEEGNSEDFITFWNRIEEAMLDIHDDALEVRMETQKKDIHVLIVSHDMPIRFFLHEVLPEFDLKEELEYGHYAHVVYTKGAYELEEFNQV from the coding sequence ATGGCAGCTATCCATTATTACTTTGTCCGTCATGGTGAAACGACGGCCAATGCAGACCAACGCGTCCAAGGATGGGCAGATTCACCAGTTACACGTGTCGGCATGCGTGTAGTCGACCAAGTAGCCGAAACCCTAGCAGATGTGCCCTTTGACCTAGCCTATTCCAGTGATTTAGACCGGTGTATTGAAACAGGTGAGCGCATCTTAATGAAACAAGAAAATGATATCCAACTATTCCCAGTTGAAGGCTTTAGAGAGTACAACTTCGGTGGTTTAGAAGATCAAGATATCGAGAAAGTATGGCCAAAATCCATTAGTCAATTAGTGGACGACATGCGGATCAACCAAATCCCTTCCACCCAATACGTCCCACTCATCATCGAAAACCTTGTGGACCGAGATGAAGAAGGTAATTCTGAAGACTTTATCACCTTCTGGAACCGGATTGAAGAAGCTATGTTGGATATCCATGACGACGCCCTAGAAGTCCGCATGGAAACCCAAAAGAAAGACATCCACGTCTTAATCGTCAGCCATGACATGCCCATTCGCTTCTTCCTACATGAAGTCCTACCAGAATTCGACCTAAAAGAAGAATTAGAATACGGCCATTATGCCCATGTCGTTTATACCAAAGGTGCCTACGAACTAGAAGAATTTAACCAAGTGTAA